GCTCTCAGCTACAGGAGAgttgtgagagaggagctggtgctCACCGTCTGGTTCTCTGTGGTCACTTTCCTCACAATGAGGAGTCAACATGCAGGTTTCAGTCTCCTGCTTCAGTacgagctgctctccctcctgactggtgcacatttcctcctgttcctctttaatctgtggaggttcttgttcctcttggtccagactggaGTTCCTCTCCTGgtgacagagctgctggtcagtgagaacctcctcctccttacagacatgctgctgtgggagctctggaggaacaaagagacacaagacagaggttaaaactgtgatgttaaaataaagacaatttagTTTCAGTTTTGAAAATTACTGTGAAAGATAAGTAACAATACTAATGGCTCCTTCGGTTTTAGCACCACATATTGTTGTGTGAGGGTTTAATGTGTCACTCAATCATTTATGTTGTTGAAATCAACTTTTAattttataaatacaattgTATTAATGAGagcaacaaaataaagtaacatgcagtgttttctccatccagaccacaaacacagagaaacaagtcCAATGTCAGCCACACTCTGGTTGTACTGACCGATCCTGTGTAGCTTTATTTCAGGTTTCAAAACGGTGTCCAGCAGTCTGCGCTGACGAGCGACCTCTTCTTCGTACTGGACGATGGTTTTTTCAAAGACCGTGAATatctcttcagcagcagctgttagtCGCTCGCTGATAAACTCTCTCAAATACTGAGCCGAAGACATCACTGCTCCGTCCACTACTTGAATATTTACCAGAGACACGACCACACTACCGTCTtccagctaactgctaacatgCACCTAGCTAACGCTGCTGGTGCTGTCTGTAAACTTCCAGAagagaaacattattttttcttctatttaataacaacaacaacaataataataatgataataatgattaagtatttttttgatcattaatatacattttaaggttACGTTGAACTCGTATGATTTCCAAATGTGTCAAAGAAAAGTATCTTTACCCAGAGGTGTTGCAGTGAAAGGAATTCTCACCAGTGTGAACTCTTCTCATCTGCACCGTTAGTTATTCACTAAGAGCTCTCTCATGTGTTCTGCTGTGTGAATCTTCTCCCACAGATATTGCAGGAGTACagcttctcaccagtgtgagTTCTCATGCGGAGTTTTAAATAACTACGACTTACTAAACTGCCAAAAATCCCACATTGTCAAGAATATGGTCCACTTTGATGGGTCAGCTTTTTATCTTCACATCTCAAATGTTTATAGTGCCCCCTTTCTGACAGATGTGGGAACCCGCCTCTGTCGATTCACACCAATGTTGGAATTTACAATGAGATTTTATTAGTTGTAATACATCAATTCGGGAACATCAGTCTGAGGAACCAGCATTTTAAGAAATATTCTCGTTAATAAAGTACAAGTTTTTTTATGTGGCACATTTCATAGAGCCACTACATCTACTACATGAGTTGTGTTAATGTACAATTTCCATTGTGTATTAACTCTAAAACTTCTCCCACAGATATTGCAGGTGTACGGCTTCTGACATGTGAGCCATCATCTGGACTTTCAAGATCCCACTACTtccaaaacatttcataaatgtTTCGCAAGAATGTGGCTTCTCAACTGTGAGTTCTAATGTGGAGTTTCAATTGATCACTACGTCCAAACCTTTCCCCACATGTTTGgcaagaatatggcttctcaccagtgtgaatcCTCATATGGAGTTTCAAATTGCCACTACTTACAAAACATTTACCACATGTTTGGCAacaatatggcttctcaccatTGTGAATTCTCTTGTGGACTCTCAATTCCTCACTACGTCCAAACCTTTTCCCACATGTTTGgcaagaatatggcttctcaccagtgtgaatcCTCATATGGAGTTTCAAATTGCCACTACTTACAAAACATTTACCACATGTTTGGCAacaatatggcttctcaccagtgtgaattCTCTTGTGGACTCTCAATTCCTCACTACGTCCAAACCTTTTCCCACATGTTTGgcaagaatatggcttctcaccagtgtgaatcCTCATATGGAGTTTCAAATTGCCACTACTTACAAAACATTTACCACATGTTTGGCAacaatatggcttctcaccagtgtgaattCTCATATGGACTCTCAATTCCTCACTACGTCCAAACCTTTTCCCACATGTTTGGCAacaatatggcttctcaccagtgtgaattCTCTTGTGGATTCTCAATTCCTCACTACGTCCAAACCTTTCCCCACATGTTTGgcaagaatatggcttctcaccagtgtgaattCTCGTATGAACTTTCAAATCACCACTTTTCACAAAACGTTTCTGACATATTTTGCAGGgatatggcttctcaccagtgtgaaaCCTCATGTGGACTTTCAAATCACCACTTTTCACAAAACGTTTCTGACATATTTTacaagaatatggcttctcaccagtgtgaacTCTCATGTGGGTTTGCAAGTCATCACTACGTCCAAATCCTTTCCTGCATATTTTGCATAAATAAGGTTTTTCAcccgtgtgtgttctcagatGAATCTTCAATTTATACTCATGGGCAAAAGtttttccacaagtgtcacattTGAAAGACATTTTACCTGTTTGAGTATTAGAGTCAATCTCTGATATGGGAGAGTTGTCCACATTGTTACTGTGACTCCTGTTTTCATGAAAACTCTTCTGTGGGTTTggttcttcatttcctgttgatcctgaatccaaatgttttcttctgttctgaTCTTGGCTCTCAGCTACAGGAGAgttgtgagagaggagctggtgctCACCGTCTGGTTCTCTGTGGTCACTTTCCTCACAATGAGGAGTCAACATGAAGGTTTCAGTCTCCTGCTTCAGTacgagctgctctccctcctgactggtgcacatttcctcctgttcccctttaatctgtggaggttcttgttcctcttggtccagactggaGTTCCTCTCCtggagacagagctgctggtcagtgagaacctcctcctccttacagacatgctgctgtgggagctctGGAGGAACAAAGAGGCACAAGACAGAGGTTACAACtgtgatgttaaaataaagacaatttagTTTCAGATTTGAAAATTACTGTGAAAGATAAGTAACAATACTAACGGCTCCTTCGGTTTTAGCACCACATACTGTTGTGTGGGTTTAATGTGTCACTCAATCATTTATGTTGTTGAAATCAACTTTTAATTTTATAAATACCATTGTATTTATGAGagcaacaaaataaagtaacaCGCAGTGTTTTCTCCATCCAGACCACATGGAGGGTCTGTATTAAGAACTAGTCTAAGTAGAAATGTTATTGATCAGGACCTGGTGTGATGTGCTCTTGTTATGAAAGAAAATGAGCTTCCTTATTTCAAAATAGAATAAATGTGTCACAAAGATGAAAGTATGTTCTAAAGAGTAATTTGCTTCTCTGTTATAATCTAGTCCTGACTTGACCAATCTGAGTCTATTGTTCCTTATGTCACGACCTGGTTCCATGTTCTCTACACGTGGAGAAAACTGTGAAATCTCATGATGTATTTTCACCAACACAATCAGTGTTTCACACAATCTGCAGATGTGTTTCAAACTCCTGGAATCATCTTTAATGGAGGCCTGGTTTGACGAGGAGAAATCCAGGTTCCATATGATGTCAGGTTTATAGATGAGACCTGGTCGACTGTTATCTGGCTggagcaaacacagagacacaagtcCAATGTCAGCCACACTCTGGTTGTACTGACCGATCCTGTGTAGCTTTATTTCAGGTTTCAAAACGGTGTCCAGCAGTCTGCGCTGACGAGCGACCTCTTCTTCGTACTGGACGATGGTTTTTTCAAAGACTGTGAATatctcttcagcagcagctgttagtCGCTCGCTGATAAACTCTCTCAAATACTGAGCCGAAGACATCACTGCTCCGTCCACTACTTGAATATTTACCAGAGACACGACCACACTACCGTCTtccagctaactgctaacatgCACCTAGCTAACGCTGCTGGTGCTGTCTGTTTACTTCCGGTGGGTGTCACACTGTGAAGGTCCGACAGAGAGACAGGGTCaactttttatcttcatcaccagtcagtctctgctgtcaatcacgacgttTCAACGtcttttatatcatcaaatatctaattaaaacaaaactttatggaaaaatgaacattcaTCTGGttgataagaacgacctaaaatgacagaaacctttcaacagtgagaaagagaagagaaatcgTACATTCCTTTATTTACGATGCTACGTTGAGTTAACATTgtcacaaaagacagaaaaatatacgTTGATGATCATAGTTTTAATGAAACCAgaccacacacaaaaatattcaaatgtatcAGGAGCAGTAACAACTTGACAATGACTCACCACTTTCCAATGGCTCCTAACTTTGGGAAACAGTATGTTGTAAGCTGCTGTAAGAAACTCACCAAACCTCATCTTGATATTCCTCCCTAGATATCTGAGATGAccgctggtttttaatgacttcagtCCTTTGAAATGATCGACAGCACGATTCCTGAAATTTAACCCACTGATAATCCTGAGTTCTGCATTTCTTTTGAAGATCGTAACTTCTCACTAAAGTTAAACAGTGAAAGAACAAGTGGTCAGGACATGGAGTGGGAAGGGAAAAGGCACCATTCTCTTTTTTACAAGTCAGTGTCTATTACAATGATTTTGAAGCTTTGAAGTTATAAAGACCTCCTTCATTGCTGCCATGTTTGTATGCAGCTGTGTCAACGTTCAGAACACATGGTAGTTTGTGGGCAGTGATGAATACACATCTTAAAATACACATATCTATTTTCATGGgtaaaaatgatataaatgagcctttagacTGATGGTGCTCATAATTACCCTCATTATTCAATCCATCAGATTAGGAACATCAGTCTGACGAACCAGCATTGAAAGAAATATTCTAGTTAttaaaatacaagtttatttatgtGGCAAATGTCATAAAGCAGCATAGAACATCTACTACATGAGTTTGTATCACCTCTGCAGactgaaataatacaaattgtaACAATttgatgtaagaaaaaaaatacagagtgAATTAAAGGACATGTTCGTGAAAAGACCGTAGTTGCAGGATGGCTGGACAGCCTCAGATCATTTATCATCTTCAACAACACTAAACCTAGATACATCCTTgttttgtaaacacacatttttacctGTATAAATCTTTAAATGACTTTTCATGTGTGTAAACTAAGAGAAGCTTTTATCACGTGTtgcaggctcctctcctgtctgaGTTCTCATGTCAACATTCAATGCATCACAATGTGAAAAACTGTCCCCACATGTTTGgcaagaatatggcttctcaccagtgtgagTTCTCATGTGGAGTTTTAAATGACTACGACTTACTAAACTTTTCCCACGTTTGTCAAGAATATGGTCCACTTTGATGGGTCAACTTTTTATCTTCACATCTCAAATGTTTATAGTGCCCCCTTTCTGACAGATGTGGGAACCCGCCTCTGTAGATTCACACCAATGTTGGAATTTACAATGAGATTTTATTAGTTGCAATACATCAAATCGGGAACATCAGTCTGAGGAACCAGCATTGAAAGAAATATTCGAGTTAATAAAATACAAGTTTCTTTATGTGGCACATTTCATAGAGCCACTACATCTACTACATGAGTTGTGTTAATGTACAATTTCCATTGTGTATTAACTCTAAAACTTCTCCCACAGATATTGCAGGTGTACGGCTTCTGACATGTGAGCCATCATCTGGCCTTTCAAGATCCCACTACTTCgaaaacatttcatgaatgTTTCGCAATAATGTGGCTTCTCAACTGTGAGTTCTAATGTGGAGTTTCAATTTATCACCACGTCCAAAACTTTTCCCACATGTTTGGCAAGAAaatggcttctcaccagtgtgaattCTCATATGATGTTTCAAATTGCCACTACCTACAAAAGATTTACCACATGTTTGGCAgcaatatggcttctcaccagtgtgcATTCTCATATGGAGTTTCAAATTGCCACTACCTACAAAAGATTTACCACATGTTTGGCAgcaatatggcttctcaccagtgtgagTTCTAATGTGGACTTTCAATTCATCACTACGTCCAAACTTTTTCCCACATGTTTGGCAAGAAaatggcttctcaccagtgtgaattCTCATATGAACTTTCAAATGACGACTCAATACAAAACttttctgacatattttgcacgaaaatggcttctcaccagtgtgaaaCCTCACATGGACTTTCAAATCACCACTTTTCACAAATCCTTTCCTGCATATTTTGCATAAATAAGGTTTTTCACCCGTGTGTGTTCTCAGGTGAATCTTCAAATTATACTTACACGCACAAGTTTGTCCACAAGTGTCacatttgaaagactttttACCTGTTTGAGTATTAGAGTTAATCTCTGACATGGGAGAGTTGTCCACATTGTTACTGTGACTCCTGTTTTCATGAAAACTCTTCTGTGGGTTTggttcttcatttcctgttgatCCTGAATccatatgttttcttttgttctgaTCTTGGCTCTCAGCTACAGGAGAgttgtgagagaggagctggtgctCACCGTCTGGTTCTCTGTGGTCACTTTCTTCACAATGAGGAGTCAACATGAAGGTTTCAGTCTCCTGCTTCAGTacgagctgctctccctcctgactggtgcacatttcctcctgttcctctttaatctgtggaggtttctgttcctcttggtccagactggaGTTCCTCTC
This window of the Hippoglossus stenolepis isolate QCI-W04-F060 chromosome 20, HSTE1.2, whole genome shotgun sequence genome carries:
- the LOC124851210 gene encoding putative mediator of RNA polymerase II transcription subunit 26, which produces MSSEEEDDRQRRLLGIVMKAEIKLHRIELPQQHVCKEEEVLTDQQLCHQERNSSLDQEEQKPPQIKEEQEEMCTSQEGEQLVLKQETETFMLTPHCEESDHREPDGEHQLLSHNSPVAESQDQNKRKHMDSGSTGNEEPNPQKSFHENRSHSNNVDNSPMSEINSNTQTELPQQHVCKEEEVLTDQQLCLQERNSSLDQE